In Agrobacterium sp. RAC06, a single window of DNA contains:
- the uvrB gene encoding excinuclease ABC subunit UvrB has product MAKSPKSSAPSDSFEEAPQTAFEGAPLAGSVSDWVKQLEAEAEASTVESQRELASKAGKHRKKIEIEARRHAEKVALEKAKSTAAGRKPERASEPVRGPRGAKSQSDDSVSAKQTAKNTTSTKTSRGVSIGASNDPKTRAAAGLNPIAGMDVSLEEAESLATGAVTATVEALTALIESGNPLFKNGELWMPHRPARPQKSEGGVPIRMASDFEPAGDQPTAIRDLVEGLANDDRTQVLLGVTGSGKTFTMAKVIEATQRPAVILAPNKTLAAQLYSEFKNFFPDNAVEYFVSYYDYYQPEAYVPRSDTFIEKESSINEQIDRMRHAATRAILERDDCIIVASVSCIYGIGSVETYTAMTFQMSVGDRIDQRQLLADLVAQQYKRQDINFVRGSFRVRGDTIELFPAHLEDAAWRITLFGDEIESITEFDPLTGHKTGEMKTVKIYANSHYVTPRPALNGAIKSIKEELKMRLAELEKGGRLLEAQRLEQRTKYDIEMLEATGSCAGIENYSRYLTGRKPGEPPPTLFEYIPDNALLFIDESHVSVSQIGGMYRGDFRRKATLAEYGFRLPSCMDNRPLRFEEWDAMRPQTVAVSATPGSWEMEEAGGVFAEQVIRPTGLIDPPVEIRPAKSQVDDVLGEIRETALKGYRTLVTVLTKRMAEDLTEYLHEQGVRVRYMHSDIDTLERIEIIRDLRLGAFDVLVGINLLREGLDIPECGFVAILDADKEGFLRSETSLVQTIGRAARNVDGKVILYADQITGSMQRAMDETSRRREKQMAYNTEHGITPESVKARISDILDSVYERDHVRADISGVSGKGFADGGHLVGNNLQAHLNALEKDMRNAAADLDFEKAARLRDEIKRLKAVELAAMDDPIAKQEAKNIEGGKGRGTPLLPAGGEKVPGRADEGQPHISTSGRNKSGAPEGKGSYFSKPHIDDMGPGTDGAVPMPKSGPESSYFRKNTLDEMTVGRTEKPVTGKLPEKPEAPPSPRSRGEGARRADEGQPDDPRPIIRARSGAGSYEDPADQKRKGRTKGKTGRPGR; this is encoded by the coding sequence ATGGCCAAGTCTCCCAAATCCTCCGCCCCCTCTGATAGTTTCGAGGAAGCCCCGCAGACCGCATTCGAAGGCGCGCCGCTCGCAGGCTCCGTCTCCGACTGGGTGAAGCAATTGGAGGCGGAAGCCGAGGCGTCCACCGTCGAGAGCCAGCGCGAACTCGCCTCGAAGGCCGGCAAGCACCGCAAGAAGATCGAGATCGAGGCCCGCCGCCATGCCGAGAAGGTGGCGCTGGAAAAGGCCAAATCAACGGCCGCAGGCCGCAAGCCCGAACGGGCGTCCGAGCCCGTGCGAGGCCCCCGCGGAGCGAAGTCGCAAAGCGACGACAGCGTGAGCGCGAAGCAAACAGCCAAGAACACCACCTCGACCAAGACCTCCCGCGGCGTCTCCATCGGCGCCTCCAATGACCCGAAGACCCGTGCCGCCGCCGGCCTCAATCCGATCGCCGGCATGGATGTCAGCCTCGAAGAAGCCGAATCGCTGGCGACCGGCGCCGTCACCGCCACCGTCGAGGCCCTCACCGCCCTGATCGAAAGCGGCAACCCGCTGTTCAAGAACGGCGAACTCTGGATGCCGCACCGCCCGGCCCGCCCGCAAAAGTCCGAAGGCGGCGTGCCGATCCGCATGGCCTCCGACTTCGAGCCCGCCGGCGACCAGCCGACCGCCATCCGCGACCTCGTCGAGGGCCTTGCCAATGACGACCGCACCCAGGTCCTGCTCGGCGTCACCGGCTCGGGTAAGACCTTCACCATGGCCAAGGTGATCGAGGCCACCCAGCGCCCCGCCGTCATCCTCGCGCCGAACAAGACGCTCGCCGCCCAGCTCTATTCCGAGTTCAAGAACTTCTTCCCCGACAACGCGGTGGAATATTTCGTCTCCTATTACGACTACTATCAGCCGGAAGCCTATGTGCCGCGCTCGGATACCTTCATCGAGAAGGAGAGTTCGATCAACGAACAGATCGACCGCATGCGCCACGCCGCCACCCGCGCCATCCTCGAGCGCGACGACTGCATCATCGTCGCCTCCGTCTCCTGCATCTATGGTATCGGCTCGGTCGAAACCTACACCGCCATGACCTTCCAGATGTCGGTCGGCGACCGCATCGACCAGCGCCAGCTCTTGGCCGACCTCGTCGCCCAGCAATACAAGCGCCAGGACATCAACTTCGTCCGCGGCTCCTTCCGGGTCCGTGGCGACACGATCGAACTCTTCCCCGCCCACCTGGAGGATGCCGCCTGGCGCATTACGCTGTTCGGCGACGAGATCGAGAGCATCACCGAATTCGATCCCTTGACCGGCCACAAGACCGGCGAGATGAAGACGGTGAAGATCTACGCCAACAGCCACTATGTCACGCCGAGACCCGCCCTCAACGGCGCCATCAAGTCGATCAAGGAGGAGCTGAAAATGCGCCTCGCCGAGCTGGAAAAGGGCGGCCGCCTGCTGGAGGCCCAGCGCCTCGAACAGCGGACGAAATACGACATCGAAATGCTCGAGGCCACCGGCTCCTGCGCCGGCATCGAGAACTATTCGCGCTACCTCACCGGCCGCAAACCCGGCGAGCCGCCACCGACGCTGTTCGAATACATCCCCGACAACGCCCTGCTCTTCATCGACGAGAGCCACGTCTCCGTCTCCCAGATCGGCGGCATGTATCGAGGCGACTTCCGCCGCAAGGCGACGCTGGCCGAATACGGCTTCCGCCTGCCCTCCTGCATGGACAACCGCCCGCTGCGCTTCGAGGAATGGGACGCCATGCGCCCCCAGACCGTCGCCGTCTCCGCCACGCCCGGCAGCTGGGAAATGGAGGAGGCCGGCGGCGTCTTTGCCGAACAGGTCATCCGCCCGACAGGCCTCATCGACCCGCCGGTCGAAATCCGCCCGGCCAAATCCCAGGTCGACGACGTGCTCGGCGAGATCCGCGAAACCGCGCTGAAGGGCTACCGCACCCTCGTCACCGTGCTCACCAAGCGCATGGCCGAAGACCTCACCGAATACCTGCATGAACAGGGCGTGCGCGTCCGCTACATGCACTCCGACATCGACACGCTGGAGCGCATCGAGATCATCCGCGATCTCCGCCTCGGCGCCTTCGACGTGCTCGTCGGCATCAACCTCTTGCGCGAAGGCCTCGACATCCCGGAATGCGGCTTCGTCGCCATCCTCGATGCGGACAAGGAAGGTTTCCTCCGCTCGGAAACCTCGCTGGTCCAGACCATCGGCCGCGCCGCCCGAAACGTCGACGGCAAGGTCATCCTCTATGCCGACCAGATCACCGGCTCGATGCAGCGCGCCATGGACGAAACGTCCCGCCGCCGCGAAAAGCAGATGGCCTACAACACCGAACACGGCATCACGCCTGAGTCGGTCAAGGCCCGCATCTCCGACATCCTCGACAGCGTCTACGAACGCGACCACGTCCGCGCCGATATCTCCGGCGTCTCCGGCAAGGGCTTCGCCGATGGCGGCCATCTCGTCGGCAACAACCTCCAGGCCCATCTCAACGCGCTGGAAAAAGATATGCGCAACGCCGCCGCCGACCTCGACTTCGAAAAGGCCGCCCGCCTGCGCGACGAAATCAAACGCCTCAAGGCCGTCGAACTCGCCGCCATGGACGACCCGATCGCGAAGCAGGAAGCGAAGAATATCGAAGGCGGCAAGGGCCGCGGCACTCCCCTTCTCCCCGCTGGCGGGGAGAAGGTGCCCGGTAGGGCGGATGAGGGGCAGCCCCACATCTCCACGTCAGGCCGCAACAAATCCGGCGCCCCGGAAGGCAAGGGCAGCTATTTCTCCAAACCCCATATCGACGACATGGGCCCCGGCACCGATGGCGCCGTCCCCATGCCGAAATCCGGCCCGGAAAGCTCCTATTTCCGCAAGAACACCCTCGACGAAATGACCGTCGGCCGCACCGAGAAACCGGTGACCGGCAAGCTACCCGAGAAGCCGGAGGCTCCCCCTTCTCCCCGTTCACGGGGAGAAGGTGCCCGAAGGGCGGATGAGGGGCAACCCGACGACCCCCGCCCCATCATCCGCGCCCGCTCCGGCGCCGGCTCCTACGAGGATCCGGCGGATCAGAAGCGCAAGGGCCGAACGAAGGGCAAGACGGGGCGGCCGGGGCGCTAG
- a CDS encoding HNH endonuclease, which yields MAKAIFYHKDGSGYKDVRGQLYHFPKMYLSRVQQSLGDWIVYYGPLTGMPSRYYSGLARVTAIDDDNEIADHYYARLADYIDFDRPLDYRENGGFERQLVSPDGSVNPGRSVQAVRVISDGEFAALVNSGLSEPDEWPQRIDQAGDSHLPADPLTYFEVDEPAQAGYVADGYERPILQQTINRPFRDAKFRQHIRQVYDRTCAFTGLRLINGGGRPEVEAAHIVPVERGGNDSVQNGIALSGTVHWMFDRGLLSLADDFTILQSRQLNEDISHLLVKDGKARVPAAPHLRPHPHYLGWHRDNVFKH from the coding sequence ATGGCAAAGGCGATTTTCTACCACAAGGACGGGAGCGGCTATAAGGATGTCCGAGGACAGCTTTATCACTTCCCGAAAATGTACCTCTCCCGAGTGCAGCAGTCTCTGGGTGACTGGATCGTCTATTACGGCCCCCTGACGGGCATGCCGAGCCGCTACTACTCTGGCCTTGCCAGGGTCACGGCGATCGACGACGACAACGAGATTGCGGATCACTATTACGCCAGGTTGGCTGACTATATCGATTTTGACCGTCCACTGGATTACCGCGAAAACGGCGGGTTCGAGCGGCAGTTGGTAAGCCCCGATGGAAGCGTCAATCCCGGGCGCAGCGTCCAGGCAGTCCGCGTGATCAGTGACGGTGAATTTGCTGCCCTGGTGAACAGCGGCCTGTCCGAACCCGATGAGTGGCCGCAAAGGATCGACCAGGCGGGAGACAGTCATCTGCCAGCCGACCCCCTAACCTACTTCGAAGTCGATGAGCCAGCGCAAGCCGGGTATGTCGCAGACGGCTATGAACGGCCGATCCTGCAGCAGACGATCAATCGTCCGTTCCGGGATGCGAAATTCCGCCAGCATATCCGGCAAGTCTATGACAGGACCTGCGCCTTCACGGGCCTTCGCCTGATCAACGGCGGAGGCCGGCCCGAAGTGGAAGCAGCCCATATCGTGCCCGTCGAACGCGGCGGCAACGATTCTGTGCAAAACGGTATCGCCCTCTCAGGCACCGTCCACTGGATGTTCGATCGCGGCCTCCTGTCACTCGCAGACGACTTCACCATCCTGCAGTCCCGCCAGTTGAACGAGGACATCTCCCACCTGCTCGTCAAGGACGGCAAGGCACGCGTCCCGGCCGCCCCGCATCTGCGTCCGCATCCCCATTATCTCGGCTGGCATCGCGACAACGTCTTCAAGCACTGA